From the genome of Denticeps clupeoides chromosome 17, fDenClu1.1, whole genome shotgun sequence:
GAGATTCAGGAAATATAACAATGTTGACCCCTGTGGATGTTGCAGGCCCAATAGTTCTGACTGTTTTGGTAAATGTGTTTCATACCATCACTATTCTACTTTTACCATAACATAGaaataatggaaaaatatactgtacattGAATATACATTTAAACGGTGAAGTTCTACAACATTCTGTAATATGAATAGATTTGGATAAAGAAACATATACATGATATGTGATAGAATGTGATAGTGATTCTAATTCATTACAGGCATCTCAAAAAATAAACGGCGACCAATTTTCCACAACCACAGTTACGTTCCAGGTTGTGGCAAAAACCAAACATCCACCAAAGTTTGATAAAGATATCTATGAAGGATACATCTCCACAGATTCAGACTTGGGAAGTATGGTTTTGGAAAGCAAGTATTCCACAAAGCCCCTCCATGTCCTGGCCACAGATGAAGACTTTGCAGATGTAAGACTTGCCATGAGATTCCGTTTTCACCACAATCACATATGGAATTACTGATAAATccttttcatatatatttcaatGGACAGGGAATAAATCCGGACCTAAAGTATGAAGTGGAAAATAGTGAGGATTTCATTATCACACCACAAGGATTCGTTCTCCTTGTGAAGGATGTTAAGCCAAGCTCTGTGCCTTTACAGGTAAGTGGTTCTTGTTCCTTTGTACATTTCTGCTGTAGTAATTAGTATTATTATGCTATATAGCATGTCTCTGTATTGTAGATTCGTGCTGTTGACACAGTCACTGGAGAATCAGGCACAGCTTTGATCGACGTTGAAGTTTTAGCAGGTAAATAACAAAAGTGAGAATTTCAAAGGAAGCTCATTGAGATGCTTTCTCTGTTGCAAttgaatacttaaaaaaaacaatgactatTGCAGCTTACACTGCTTCCCAAGCTTCATGCTGGTGTCATATTCCCCCAGGCATTTCCACAACCACTGACTTGCCCTCCACTAGCATGGTGCCAGCCACTAGCACGGAGGCATCCACTAGCACGGAGGCATCCACTAGCACGGAGGCATCCACTAGCTCTGAGCAGTCCAGTAGCACGCCCATCACTGATATGACAAAAATAACAGATAGCAGCTTCACTTCCTCCCAGAGCCCCAGTGGTGACCCCACAACACCTACTCCAGTCAGTTCAACTGGTTCCACAGGTACCACAGGTACACAAGGTCCCATTCGGCAGAATCCGCTTAGCTGTACTGGCCTCTGCTTTTTCTACTATCTGCTTTGACTTCGAATTTCATTATATTCAAAATATGTCTGAACTGAAGAGCTTCAGATAAATAATGCCGTAGTTTTGCTCTGTGTTTCAGGGGGTCGTGAACTTGCCAATGGTGAATATAAAACTGAGGACATGGCTGCCCTTGGTGCCAGTTTGGCTGTGTTGCTGGTTGTATGTTTGGTCATCATTGGACTGCTCATTTTCCAAATCAAAAAGGGCAACGCAGATTGGAAAAAACTGTCCGAAGCCAGCATCTTCCGTAGTTCTGTGAGTTCGTTTTTTCTAGCTTGACacattacatgttttttgtacaAGACACAAAAGTTCGATTGTATTTACATTTGACATACGTTTCTCCtttgtcttctgtttcatagttGTTAGTTTAAAATCTCAGAACCCAACTTTTTCGTTTTCTTGAGCCTTGATTATAGTATTTCCTGAAGAGCAGGTCTTTGGTTTGCAATTGAAGATCTTACATCAGCTGTGACtcagtggaagttcattccagccaagacagagaagagtctataTGAATGTAGGCAAGCGTCAGTATTTTAAATCAAATGCAGGCAGCTAcgggaagccagtggagggaacgtagcagtggaaTGGTGTGGGGGAAGTTGGGAATGTTGAAAACAAGTCATGCTAGATCAGCTAGAGAGGTGGAGTAGCACTGGGGCAACCAGCCAGAAGTGAGTTACAgaagtccagtttggagatgaccagagatcAAACTCAGCTCTCTGTTCACAGATTGCAGGAATATCTGGTCCAAAGGATGGAGTTCAATACAATAACCAGGGTTTCCAGAATGATGGAGACTCTGGCAGCATGCATTCCCAACACTCAGATGAGGTGGACCTTCAGCAGAGCACTGTGCCAAGATCAGAAAATCCAGTCTCCAAAGTACAAGCTGTGAATTTCAGCAGTACCCAGTCAGACGTTTCCAGTCTTGCGGAATCTGACAAAACCGACAGTGAAAAGGAGGTGAGGCCCATTCTCACCAAGGAGAGGAAGGTGGAGGAGGGCTACAAGTCTGTTTGGTTTAAGGAGGACATAGACCCTGGTGCTAAAGAAGAGGTGGTCATCATACCTGACACTGGggaacatgatgatgatgatgatgatgaatccTCCTCAGAGGAGGACAGCCCATACACTATTATAGAAACAGACTTGAACAGTGGCAGGGCTGCAACTTTTAAGGGTTCAACCGTCGATGACAGCTCAGACTCAGAGAATTTGTAGCTCTCAGTGGATTTCGCTCATATTTATCCAATGGAAATATTAGAAAATCTATGAATGATGCTTTGGTAAAAGACAATATTCTCAGCACAGCAACTGATCCAGTTCAGTTCCATGATTCCACATTTATCTCCTTTTTTCTCAAATTGTGACACCGTTATGTATCATATTTGTATGTCAATGTTCATTGTTTTGTTTGAGGGTAtaataaattttacattttcatatcaGGGCAGTGTTGGTAGGTTTCAGTACAATGAAGACAGACTTCCTGTTAACTGCATGGATTACAAATGGCAAGGCAcagttattgtgtgtgtgataaggTGTTCTTTCCATGAAGAGCAGCATGAAGAGTAATtaactccagcacaatagtacTGTACTTTGCCCCATTACAGTCATAGATGGGAGTAACCATAAACAATGTCACCATAAATGTTTGGATTCAGGTGGTTTTCAAATAGGTTAGTGACGCAGCCTCACACTGGAAGCCTGGCTCCGGCTTTGTGGTGGCAGAATTTGCATGCATTCTCTCTGTTGccatgggtttcctctgggttctctgatTTCATCCCACCCTCCAAAGGCTTGGacactaggtgaactggtgGCTGTAAATATTTTGTCCATAGATATGGGTGAGTGAGTAAATGGTGTGAGTGCGCCCTGTCATGGGCTGGCAccccgccctgtgcccagtgttcCGGGATGGGCAACAATAAAAAGACAGAGATAAATATCCTTGTGATGTTCATGTGATATGACAGTGAGGCATGCTATTGCTGAAGCACCCACTCAcatggaataaaataataacataacaATGCATGCAGCGAACAGCAATCGACCTTTACAACAGTGGAGCACTGACAGTACAGGTGCCAGTAACTTTCTTCACAATTGCTTGCTTGTTCTTTCACGTACAAGACACATTATTGAATTCATAGTATTaattagaatattttaaaatacagttgtacaaaaacagacattaaTAACCAAATTGTTGGCTGAGTGCATGGGAAGTAATGCTGACAGTATTAAAACCTGTTAGTGTTTGTTATTTGTCCTTAGGTCATGGTTTTACACcaatcagacaaaaaaatgacactgcatatttttaaataactgtTGTCCCACAAATACAAATGCTGATTTGTTGGGTTGTAAGACATCATGGCCAAAATACCAACAAATGGTCTTATGCTGATATTTACACTTATGTGTTTCTCTTCTTTCAAATGAAAGGCAAACTTGACTCTTGTGTCATCAGTGTTGGTGATATAGAGAATTCCATGTGCAATAAAAGCATTTCCAGCTCTCAGTCTGGAGTAGGATGTGTTGATAGGGACATTGATAGAAAATGCCACGTGGTCTATCTTACTAACCATTATTGTCTCATCAGTGTCAGAGGCAAATATCAGCCATAAAGCGTTCTCATCTGCAGCCAGTTTGAAGTAGGTCTTAGAATTAGGAAACAGGTATGTCAGATTGTGGTAAAGAGCATTCTGCACCAATTTTGTCTGTAACATTTTAGTTTGCAGGTCCAACCTGTGAAAACAGTACCTTTGGTCAATGGCATTGACTTTTTTGAAGTTGAAGACATGCAACTTTGTATCAAATGAGCAGAAACGACCCGGATAAATGACAGGATGAACTAATTTCAGCTGTTATGTTGGTACCTTTTTGTTATTATGAGCACCATTGTCCCTCACATAGAACAACAGGCACTTTCCTATCTATGGCAAGGAACACTGAAGCTGCTCTGATGGCTCATAGGGGACTTTGTGCTCTATATTCAACATAAAGTTGTCCCAAGATTAGGTTTGCGATGCCCGCTGATGGTGCCATGAACAAGCAGTATTACAAGCAATGAATACTGAGAGTGTAAGGGAGGAGACAAAACCTTGTTCAGTGTTGTCATTTTTGAAGTATGCAAGAACATGTACCGCAATTCTTTTTCCAATAGGTTACATCATCTCAGCAGTTAAATACTTAAAAGATAGTTAAAAGAGAGCTTCCACagttctctgtgtgttttggcacatttttggATGATGTGTTAAAACACGTAGTATTAATGAATCGTACCTGGCAAGTATGAAAGTCCCAGCCACATGGTAATAAAGATGGCCATTATGAACAACATGTCCACAGCCTTGATAGAATTTCTGAACGTCTATTGTCTCGCTACGGATGTTGTCTTGGACAAATCCTGTGTTCATGTATACATCAATAATTCtccctgaaaaaaataaatattttttatttaatttgattaaaaaaaagtcaaaagtcaCAATATTAAATGTGAATTATACCTGAGAAGTGTTCTGCCACCCAAATTTGCTCGTCTATTAATTTTGTGTCTTGCATCCAGTTTCCATATGTTGTTTTcatatttgttattatttgttCACAAAGAATAGATTTGATCAAGCAGTCTGTGGAGAGTAAAAGGCAGAATTCACTACGTAGAGTACAATGGGAAAGACTTTTATAACTGGGTCATACATAAACAAGTACCTGTGTAATTGTGTGGCGTGGTCTGCCTGTGACTCATCATGGCAGCTCTGAAGGTAACCATACCTGCTGGATCACGAATAACAATCTCACATAAACATTCAGAActtgaaattaaaataattgcatGGGGTAAAAATCTCAGTGACAAATTACCTGATTCACGTAATGGCAGAtctttttctgattctgaaatatttCTCAGTCCATCTATGGGATAACAATCTCATATAAACATTCAAAACTTGAATTTATAATAATTGCATGGGGTAAAAATCTCAGTGACAAATTACCTGATTCACGTAATGGCAGAtctttttctgattctgaaatatttCTCAGTCCATCTATGGGATAACAATCTCATATAAACATTCAAAACTTGAATTTATAATAATTGCATGGGGTAAAAATCTCAGTGACATATTACCTGATTCACGTAATGGCAGAtctttttctgattctgaaatatttCTCAGTCCATCTATGGGATAACAATCTCATATAAACATTCAAAACttgaaattataataattgcATGGTGTAAAAACCTCAGTGACAAATTACCTGATTCACGTAACGGCAGATCTTTTTCTGattttgaaatatttctcaGTCCATCTATGGGATGACAATCTCATATAAACATTCAAAACTTGAATTTATAATAATTGCATGGTGTAAAAACCTCAGTGACAAATTACCTGAGCCACGTAACGGCAGATCTTTTTCTGattttgaaatatttctcaGTCCATCTATGGGATAACAATCTCATATAAACATTCAAAActtgaaattaaaataattgcatGGGGTAAAATCCTCAGTGACATATTACCTGATTCACGTAATGGCAGACCTGATTCTGGAATATTTCTCAGTCCAACTATGGGAAGCACCGAGGAATCAAGCAATTTTAGTTTTCATCAGACAACTAAATAGTGACCAATTGGGGAAAACTGTGGAAATGCAAACTCTAACTGAACATACCTGTTTTATTTAACGATATTTCATCAACATATTGTACCTCCTCTCTTATTGTGTCGTTTTCTGGAAGATCTGTAGATCATAGTAAGAAGATGTTAGTGTATATGATGGCACAATGACAGGACACTcttacaaatgaataaattaccTGATTCCTCAATACTCATCTTGTAATGATCTAAAACAGTTCCTCCTGTTGTCACATCTCCTGGAACTTCTGTGGACCAGGCTATTGAGACAAAGTTGAAATTTCTCAAATTCTACAATATCTTGCAATCAATAAAACATCAGAAAAAAGCACTTGCCCTCATGCATAATTGTCTCTGTAAAGTCTGTCACACCAGGGTATCCTGGAGGTCCAGGTGGGCCTGGAAGACCTAGAGGACAAATCAATCCATGAGAACATGTGCTCCCAAATATGATGGATAAATGATCATTACATTGTGTGAATTCAGCAACTGACACACAGATGAACTGAAATGCAATAGATTATACATCTCATCTGGTATGACTGTAAGGACTGGATGTGTCACCTTTCTCTCCTTGGATGCCAGAATCTCCTTTCTCCCCTGGCTCACCTTTTTCTCCTGCACAGTATTAGAAATGCTCATGTAATGCATACATAACATGAAATGCTGGTTTAACAAGtgcagggtgggccatttatatggacacaccttaataaaacgggaatggttggtaatattaacgtcctgtttgtggcatattagtatatgtgagggggcaaacttttcaagatgggtggtgaccatagtgggaagtcggccattggatccaacttttgttttttcaataggaagagggtcatgtgacacatcaaatttattggtaatttcacaagaaaaacaat
Proteins encoded in this window:
- the cdhr5b gene encoding cadherin-related family member 5, whose protein sequence is MSQKYALFQPIRLYVFIQNINDNPPVFHQSQYTFELLELSKVDTPVGTVTAVDADGGPLFYRLEQTNDDFKLQAQSLPNILVNKRIDYDSTKSLRFTLHVQDTAPSAPVTPSHTASTTVTVNILDDDNRPPWFQPCTEMNIATTKMCLTSGYQGEVNLTEQVDGPLSLEPGPVYAIDGDSGINEPIIYQFLGGNEAGIFQINRDSGNITMLTPVDVAGPIVLTVLASQKINGDQFSTTTVTFQVVAKTKHPPKFDKDIYEGYISTDSDLGSMVLESKYSTKPLHVLATDEDFADGINPDLKYEVENSEDFIITPQGFVLLVKDVKPSSVPLQIRAVDTVTGESGTALIDVEVLAGISTTTDLPSTSMVPATSTEASTSTEASTSTEASTSSEQSSSTPITDMTKITDSSFTSSQSPSGDPTTPTPVSSTGSTGTTGGRELANGEYKTEDMAALGASLAVLLVVCLVIIGLLIFQIKKGNADWKKLSEASIFRSSIAGISGPKDGVQYNNQGFQNDGDSGSMHSQHSDEVDLQQSTVPRSENPVSKVQAVNFSSTQSDVSSLAESDKTDSEKEVRPILTKERKVEEGYKSVWFKEDIDPGAKEEVVIIPDTGEHDDDDDDESSSEEDSPYTIIETDLNSGRAATFKGSTVDDSSDSENL
- the LOC114766910 gene encoding gliomedin-like isoform X6 — its product is MFSPGLPWIVKVVLFGTCALTLLNTAGLVFVLLWQGEIAEHLRDVDVHAWSSLLQKAPKDWETHVLLKQTEKELRVRRKRSQGGGQTQPTPECGMDQQDLMMMVTYSVIPTKVLLDHCNTSQGTCLTGPPGPPGSPGFNGAHGLPGLKGDPGKDGRRGRRGEKGEPGEKGDSGIQGEKGLPGPPGPPGYPGVTDFTETIMHEAWSTEVPGDVTTGGTVLDHYKMSIEESDLPENDTIREEVQYVDEISLNKTVGLRNIPESGLPLRESDGLRNISESEKDLPLRESDGLRNISESEKDLPLRESAGMVTFRAAMMSHRQTTPHNYTDCLIKSILCEQIITNMKTTYGNWMQDTKLIDEQIWVAEHFSGRIIDVYMNTGFVQDNIRSETIDVQKFYQGCGHVVHNGHLYYHVAGTFILARLDLQTKMLQTKLVQNALYHNLTYLFPNSKTYFKLAADENALWLIFASDTDETIMVSKIDHVAFSINVPINTSYSRLRAGNAFIAHGILYITNTDDTRVKFAFHLKEEKHISVNISIRPFVGILAMMSYNPTNQHLYLWDNSYLKICSVIFLSDWCKTMT
- the LOC114766910 gene encoding gliomedin-like isoform X5 — encoded protein: MFSPGLPWIVKVVLFGTCALTLLNTAGLVFVLLWQGEIAEHLRDVDVHAWSSLLQKAPKDWETHVLLKQTEKELRVRRKRSQGGGQTQPTPECGMDQQDLMMMVTYSVIPTKVLLDHCNTSQGTCLTGPPGPPGSPGFNGAHGLPGLKGDPGKDGRRGRRGEKGEPGEKGDSGIQGEKGLPGPPGPPGYPGVTDFTETIMHEAWSTEVPGDVTTGGTVLDHYKMSIEESDLPENDTIREEVQYVDEISLNKTVGLRNIPESGLPLRESDGLRNISESEKDLPLRESDGLRNISESEKDLPLRESDGLRNISESEKDLPLRESAGMVTFRAAMMSHRQTTPHNYTDCLIKSILCEQIITNMKTTYGNWMQDTKLIDEQIWVAEHFSGRIIDVYMNTGFVQDNIRSETIDVQKFYQGCGHVVHNGHLYYHVAGTFILARLDLQTKMLQTKLVQNALYHNLTYLFPNSKTYFKLAADENALWLIFASDTDETIMVSKIDHVAFSINVPINTSYSRLRAGNAFIAHGILYITNTDDTRVKFAFHLKEEKHISVNISIRPFVGILAMMSYNPTNQHLYLWDNSYLKICSVIFLSDWCKTMT
- the LOC114766910 gene encoding gliomedin-like isoform X3; this translates as MFSPGLPWIVKVVLFGTCALTLLNTAGLVFVLLWQGEIAEHLRDVDVHAWSSLLQKAPKDWETHVLLKQTEKELRVRRKRSQGGGQTQPTPECGMDQQDLMMMVTYSVIPTKVLLDHCNTSQGTCLTGPPGPPGSPGFNGAHGLPGLKGDPGKDGRRGRRGEKGEPGEKGDSGIQGEKGLPGPPGPPGYPGVTDFTETIMHEAWSTEVPGDVTTGGTVLDHYKMSIEESDLPENDTIREEVQYVDEISLNKTVGLRNIPESGLPLRESDGLRNISKSEKDLPLRESDGLRNISESEKDLPLRESDGLRNISESEKDLPLRESDGLRNISESEKDLPLRESAGMVTFRAAMMSHRQTTPHNYTDCLIKSILCEQIITNMKTTYGNWMQDTKLIDEQIWVAEHFSGRIIDVYMNTGFVQDNIRSETIDVQKFYQGCGHVVHNGHLYYHVAGTFILARLDLQTKMLQTKLVQNALYHNLTYLFPNSKTYFKLAADENALWLIFASDTDETIMVSKIDHVAFSINVPINTSYSRLRAGNAFIAHGILYITNTDDTRVKFAFHLKEEKHISVNISIRPFVGILAMMSYNPTNQHLYLWDNSYLKICSVIFLSDWCKTMT
- the LOC114766910 gene encoding gliomedin-like isoform X4, with protein sequence MFSPGLPWIVKVVLFGTCALTLLNTAGLVFVLLWQGEIAEHLRDVDVHAWSSLLQKAPKDWETHVLLKQTEKELRVRRKRSQGGGQTQPTPECGMDQQDLMMMVTYSVIPTKVLLDHCNTSQGTCLTGPPGPPGSPGFNGAHGLPGLKGDPGKDGRRGRRGEKGEPGEKGDSGIQGEKGLPGPPGPPGYPGVTDFTETIMHEAWSTEVPGDVTTGGTVLDHYKMSIEESDLPENDTIREEVQYVDEISLNKTVGLRNIPESGLPLRESDGLRNISKSEKDLPLRGSDGLRNISKSEKDLPLRESDGLRNISESEKDLPLRESDGLRNISESEKDLPLRESAGMVTFRAAMMSHRQTTPHNYTDCLIKSILCEQIITNMKTTYGNWMQDTKLIDEQIWVAEHFSGRIIDVYMNTGFVQDNIRSETIDVQKFYQGCGHVVHNGHLYYHVAGTFILARLDLQTKMLQTKLVQNALYHNLTYLFPNSKTYFKLAADENALWLIFASDTDETIMVSKIDHVAFSINVPINTSYSRLRAGNAFIAHGILYITNTDDTRVKFAFHLKEEKHISVNISIRPFVGILAMMSYNPTNQHLYLWDNSYLKICSVIFLSDWCKTMT
- the LOC114766910 gene encoding gliomedin-like isoform X2, with the protein product MFSPGLPWIVKVVLFGTCALTLLNTAGLVFVLLWQGEIAEHLRDVDVHAWSSLLQKAPKDWETHVLLKQTEKELRVRRKRSQGGGQTQPTPECGMDQQDLMMMVTYSVIPTKVLLDHCNTSQGTCLTGPPGPPGSPGFNGAHGLPGLKGDPGKDGRRGRRGEKGEPGEKGDSGIQGEKGLPGPPGPPGYPGVTDFTETIMHEAWSTEVPGDVTTGGTVLDHYKMSIEESDLPENDTIREEVQYVDEISLNKTVGLRNIPESGLPLRESDGLRNISKSEKDLPLRGSDGLRNISKSEKDLPLRESDGLRNISESEKDLPLRESDGLRNISESEKDLPLRESDGLRNISESEKDLPLRESGMVTFRAAMMSHRQTTPHNYTDCLIKSILCEQIITNMKTTYGNWMQDTKLIDEQIWVAEHFSGRIIDVYMNTGFVQDNIRSETIDVQKFYQGCGHVVHNGHLYYHVAGTFILARLDLQTKMLQTKLVQNALYHNLTYLFPNSKTYFKLAADENALWLIFASDTDETIMVSKIDHVAFSINVPINTSYSRLRAGNAFIAHGILYITNTDDTRVKFAFHLKEEKHISVNISIRPFVGILAMMSYNPTNQHLYLWDNSYLKICSVIFLSDWCKTMT
- the LOC114766910 gene encoding gliomedin-like isoform X1; its protein translation is MFSPGLPWIVKVVLFGTCALTLLNTAGLVFVLLWQGEIAEHLRDVDVHAWSSLLQKAPKDWETHVLLKQTEKELRVRRKRSQGGGQTQPTPECGMDQQDLMMMVTYSVIPTKVLLDHCNTSQGTCLTGPPGPPGSPGFNGAHGLPGLKGDPGKDGRRGRRGEKGEPGEKGDSGIQGEKGLPGPPGPPGYPGVTDFTETIMHEAWSTEVPGDVTTGGTVLDHYKMSIEESDLPENDTIREEVQYVDEISLNKTVGLRNIPESGLPLRESDGLRNISKSEKDLPLRGSDGLRNISKSEKDLPLRESDGLRNISESEKDLPLRESDGLRNISESEKDLPLRESDGLRNISESEKDLPLRESAGMVTFRAAMMSHRQTTPHNYTDCLIKSILCEQIITNMKTTYGNWMQDTKLIDEQIWVAEHFSGRIIDVYMNTGFVQDNIRSETIDVQKFYQGCGHVVHNGHLYYHVAGTFILARLDLQTKMLQTKLVQNALYHNLTYLFPNSKTYFKLAADENALWLIFASDTDETIMVSKIDHVAFSINVPINTSYSRLRAGNAFIAHGILYITNTDDTRVKFAFHLKEEKHISVNISIRPFVGILAMMSYNPTNQHLYLWDNSYLKICSVIFLSDWCKTMT
- the LOC114766910 gene encoding gliomedin-like isoform X8 produces the protein MFSPGLPWIVKVVLFGTCALTLLNTAGLVFVLLWQGEIAEHLRDVDVHAWSSLLQKAPKDWETHVLLKQTEKELRVRRKRSQGGGQTQPTPECGMDQQDLMMMVTYSVIPTKVLLDHCNTSQGTCLTGPPGPPGSPGFNGAHGLPGLKGDPGKDGRRGRRGEKGEPGEKGDSGIQGEKGLPGPPGPPGYPGVTDFTETIMHEAWSTEVPGDVTTGGTVLDHYKMSIEESDLPENDTIREEVQYVDEISLNKTVGLRNIPESGLPLRESGMVTFRAAMMSHRQTTPHNYTDCLIKSILCEQIITNMKTTYGNWMQDTKLIDEQIWVAEHFSGRIIDVYMNTGFVQDNIRSETIDVQKFYQGCGHVVHNGHLYYHVAGTFILARLDLQTKMLQTKLVQNALYHNLTYLFPNSKTYFKLAADENALWLIFASDTDETIMVSKIDHVAFSINVPINTSYSRLRAGNAFIAHGILYITNTDDTRVKFAFHLKEEKHISVNISIRPFVGILAMMSYNPTNQHLYLWDNSYLKICSVIFLSDWCKTMT
- the LOC114766910 gene encoding gliomedin-like isoform X7, with product MFSPGLPWIVKVVLFGTCALTLLNTAGLVFVLLWQGEIAEHLRDVDVHAWSSLLQKAPKDWETHVLLKQTEKELRVRRKRSQGGGQTQPTPECGMDQQDLMMMVTYSVIPTKVLLDHCNTSQGTCLTGPPGPPGSPGFNGAHGLPGLKGDPGKDGRRGRRGEKGEPGEKGDSGIQGEKGLPGPPGPPGYPGVTDFTETIMHEAWSTEVPGDVTTGGTVLDHYKMSIEESDLPENDTIREEVQYVDEISLNKTVGLRNIPESGLPLRESDGLRNISESEKDLPLRESAGMVTFRAAMMSHRQTTPHNYTDCLIKSILCEQIITNMKTTYGNWMQDTKLIDEQIWVAEHFSGRIIDVYMNTGFVQDNIRSETIDVQKFYQGCGHVVHNGHLYYHVAGTFILARLDLQTKMLQTKLVQNALYHNLTYLFPNSKTYFKLAADENALWLIFASDTDETIMVSKIDHVAFSINVPINTSYSRLRAGNAFIAHGILYITNTDDTRVKFAFHLKEEKHISVNISIRPFVGILAMMSYNPTNQHLYLWDNSYLKICSVIFLSDWCKTMT